Proteins encoded together in one Streptomyces umbrinus window:
- a CDS encoding IS110 family transposase, producing MQAYVGIDVHRRSQIAVTDEGGKIAVNRNVPNGRETVLGVIGDLPVGTPVAFEAAFGWGRLIELLQDYGFEAHMAHPLQCKAIASARLKNDKVDAATLAHLLRADLLPEAWIAPLLLREQRAVLRHRAQLVRLRTLLRNRIHAVLAHHGCDRASSCWSAPGRAWLDELPLPETSRHVVADLLEMIDALQQVIDRTDAGLAATARTDPRVKALTALPGVGRLTAQIIVAEVGDISRFPSARKLASWAGLTPTVRGSDRTVLYGHISKQGDPWLRWIMNEAAQTAKRSPQFAAHYEQIAHRRGKKIATIAIARKLLTHAYHLLRDVEAARRPKEPCTSA from the coding sequence ATGCAGGCTTACGTCGGGATCGATGTGCACCGCCGGTCGCAGATCGCCGTCACGGATGAGGGCGGGAAGATCGCGGTGAACCGGAACGTGCCCAACGGCCGGGAGACGGTGCTGGGGGTGATCGGAGATCTGCCGGTGGGCACGCCGGTGGCGTTCGAGGCGGCGTTCGGCTGGGGCCGGCTGATCGAGCTGCTCCAGGATTACGGCTTCGAGGCACACATGGCGCACCCCTTGCAGTGCAAGGCGATCGCCTCGGCGCGGCTGAAGAACGACAAGGTCGACGCCGCGACCCTGGCCCATCTGCTGCGCGCGGACCTGCTGCCGGAGGCGTGGATCGCCCCGCTGCTGCTGCGTGAGCAGCGGGCCGTGCTGCGCCACCGCGCCCAACTCGTGCGGCTGCGCACGCTGCTGCGCAACCGGATCCACGCGGTCCTGGCCCACCACGGCTGCGACCGTGCGTCCAGCTGCTGGAGCGCACCGGGCCGGGCCTGGCTGGACGAGCTGCCGCTGCCGGAAACCTCCCGGCACGTGGTGGCCGACCTGCTGGAGATGATCGATGCACTCCAGCAGGTCATCGACCGGACCGACGCGGGCTTGGCCGCGACGGCCAGGACGGACCCGCGGGTGAAGGCGCTCACCGCGCTGCCCGGCGTCGGCCGGCTCACCGCCCAGATCATCGTGGCCGAGGTCGGCGACATCTCACGCTTCCCCTCCGCCCGCAAACTCGCCTCCTGGGCCGGCCTCACCCCCACCGTCCGCGGCTCGGACCGCACCGTGCTCTACGGGCACATCTCCAAACAGGGCGACCCCTGGCTCCGCTGGATCATGAACGAGGCGGCACAGACCGCCAAACGCTCCCCGCAGTTCGCGGCCCACTACGAGCAGATCGCGCACCGCCGCGGCAAGAAGATCGCCACCATCGCGATCGCCCGCAAACTCCTCACCCACGCCTACCACCTGCTGCGCGACGTCGAGGCGGCACGCCGGCCGAAGGAGCCCTGCACCTCAGCGTGA
- a CDS encoding DUF4238 domain-containing protein, producing the protein MSTPKLHHYVPQSYLARFGHGEQVRVRRRLPAKTHLANVKNIAAETGFYTITDENGAPSTVIERELCELEGTGLAALRRIDETDMPPLPGSDDRELLCLYLAVQMARTPRKRTMMLFAGNLTAYADGREVDKKLVAEYLTKKHLGYTPRPAEAEGAWAFCHGLRAESGGDPTQNDAVILPLQSVQVCLPEFRARHWRLEASRKPNFLTSDAPLVVWRPHTASDAFSGFGLKDAEEIRFPVSPSAQLVLIPGQGTSVEEVKLSRVGTCNQDIADSCQHVVVGHPDRHAALDKVELRKRGPVLRFNVGPGVQENSDGTHEPMGDILHMWTTRR; encoded by the coding sequence ATGTCTACGCCGAAACTCCACCACTACGTGCCTCAGAGCTACTTGGCTCGGTTCGGCCACGGTGAACAGGTCAGGGTCAGGCGCCGACTCCCCGCAAAGACGCACCTCGCCAACGTCAAGAACATCGCAGCCGAGACCGGCTTCTACACCATCACGGACGAGAACGGCGCACCCTCCACAGTCATTGAACGAGAGCTCTGCGAGCTGGAGGGAACAGGGCTGGCGGCCCTGCGCCGCATTGACGAGACGGACATGCCTCCCCTCCCAGGCAGCGACGACAGGGAACTTCTCTGCCTGTACCTGGCGGTGCAAATGGCCAGAACGCCGAGGAAGCGCACCATGATGCTCTTCGCCGGCAACCTCACCGCCTACGCGGACGGCCGGGAAGTCGACAAGAAGCTCGTAGCCGAGTACCTCACGAAGAAGCACCTCGGCTACACGCCGAGGCCGGCCGAGGCCGAGGGTGCCTGGGCGTTCTGCCACGGCCTGCGTGCGGAATCCGGTGGCGATCCCACCCAGAACGACGCGGTGATTCTGCCGTTGCAATCGGTCCAGGTCTGCCTCCCGGAATTCCGAGCTCGGCACTGGCGACTGGAGGCCAGCCGGAAACCGAACTTCCTCACCTCCGACGCGCCTCTCGTAGTCTGGCGCCCGCACACAGCGAGCGACGCCTTCAGTGGATTCGGGCTGAAAGACGCGGAGGAGATCAGATTTCCGGTCAGCCCCTCAGCGCAACTCGTGCTCATTCCTGGTCAGGGCACTTCTGTGGAAGAGGTCAAGCTCAGCCGAGTGGGCACCTGCAATCAAGACATCGCGGACAGTTGCCAGCACGTCGTCGTCGGACATCCAGACCGGCACGCGGCGCTCGACAAGGTTGAGTTGAGGAAGCGAGGCCCCGTGCTTCGTTTCAACGTCGGCCCCGGCGTCCAGGAGAACTCTGATGGGACTCACGAACCCATGGGAGACATCTTGCACATGTGGACCACTCGCCG